Proteins encoded together in one Sceloporus undulatus isolate JIND9_A2432 ecotype Alabama chromosome 4, SceUnd_v1.1, whole genome shotgun sequence window:
- the KCNA2 gene encoding potassium voltage-gated channel subfamily A member 2 has product MTVATGDPTDEAAALPGHPQDTYNPETDHECCERVVINISGLRFETQLKTLAQFPDTLLGDPKKRMRYFDPLRNEYFFDRNRPSFDAILYYYQSGGRLRRPVNVPLDIFSEEIRFYELGEEAMEMFREDEGYIKEEERPLPENEFQRQVWLLFEYPESSGPARIIAIVSVMVILISIVSFCLETLPVFRDDSEDMHSSSSSSSLYSNSTMGSQQPTSFTDPFFIVETLCIIWFSFEFLVRFFACPSKAGFFTNIMNIIDIVAIIPYFITLGTELADKPEDGQQGQQAMSLAILRVIRLVRVFRIFKLSRHSKGLQILGQTLKASMRELGLLIFFLFIGVILFSSAVYFAEADESESQFPSIPDAFWWAVVSMTTVGYGDMVPTTIGGKIVGSLCAIAGVLTIALPVPVIVSNFNYFYHRETEGEEQAQYLQVTSCPKIPSSPDLKKSRSASTISKSDYMEIQEGVNNSNEDFREENLKTANCTLANTNYVNITKMLTDV; this is encoded by the coding sequence ATGACCGTTGCTACTGGAGACCCCACAGATGAAGCAGCAGCTTTGCCTGGTCACCCTCAGGACACCTATAACCCAGAAACTGACCATGAATGTTGTGAGAGGGTGGTCATTAACATCTCGGGACTTCGGTTTGAAACACAGCTCAAGACACTTGCTCAATTTCCAGACACCTTGTTAGGAGACCCTAAAAAGAGAATGAGATATTTTGATCCTCTCCGGAATGAATATTTTTTTGACCGTAACAGACCCAGTTTTGATGCTATTTTGTACTACTATCAGTCTGGTGGCAGGTTAAGGCGGCCTGTCAATGTGCCCTTGGACATCTTCTCAGAAGAGATAAGATTTTATGAACTTGGAGAAGAAGCTATGGAGATGTTCCGGGAGGATGAAGGTTATATCAAGGAAGAAGAACGGCCTTTACCAGAGAATGAGTTTCAGAGACAAGTGTGGCTTCTCTTTGAGTATCCAGAGAGCTCGGGCCCTGCCAGGATTATAGCAATTGTCTCTGTTATGGTCATTTTAATCTCAATTGTAAGCTTCTGCCTGGAAACTTTGCCTGTGTTCCGGGATGACAGCGAAGACATGCATAGCAGCAGTAGCAGTTCGAGCCTTTACTCCAATAGCACAATGGGGTCTCAGCAGCCAACCTCTTTCACAGACCCCTTCTTTATAGTTGAGACACTCTGCATCATTTGGTTCTCCTTTGAATTCTTGGTGAGATTCTTTGCTTGCCCCAGCAAAGCTGGTTTTTTTACCAACATTATGAACATTATTGACATTGTTGCCATCATTCCTTATTTCATTACACTTGGAACAGAACTGGCGGATAAACCAGAAGATGGTCAACAAGGCCAGCAGGCAATGTCTCTTGCCATCCTTCGAGTGATCCGTCTGGTGAGGGTGTTCAGGATCTTCAAACTCTCCAGACACTCCAAGGGATTGCAGATTCTGGGGCAAACCCTAAAGGCCAGCATGAGGGAGCTAGGCCTCTTGATATTCTTCCTTTTCATTGGTGTCATCCTGTTCTCCAGTGCTGTCTACTTTGCAGAAGCTGATGAGAGTGAATCTCAATTCCCCAGCATCCCTGATGCTTTTTGGTGGGCCGTGGTTTCCATGACAACAGTTGGCTATGGAGACATGGTCCCCACAACCATAGGTGGAAAAATAGTTGGTTCCTTGTGCGCCATTGCAGGTGTATTAACAATTGCCTTACCAGTGCCGGTTATAGTGTCCAATTTCAACTACTTCTATCACCGTGAGACAGAGGGAGAGGAGCAAGCTCAGTACTTGCAAGTCACCAGCTGCCCAAAGATCCCTTCTTCCCCTGACCTAAAGAAAAGCAGAAGTGCCTCCACTATTAGTAAGTCTGATTATATGGAGATACAAGAAGGTGTGAATAATAGCAATGAGGACTTTAGAGAGGAGAACTTGAAAACAGCCAATTGCACCCTAGCTAACACAAACTATGTTAATATAACAAAAATGCTAACTGATGTCTAG